From the genome of Candidatus Tanganyikabacteria bacterium:
GCACCGCGTGGGTGCGCCGGTCGGACCACTGGCCGGTTCGCACGTGGCGGTCGCCCTCGTCGAGGGCTGGCGCGGCGAGATCTGCCACGTGGCCGTCACCGATCCGGCCGGCGATCTGGCGGCCTACAAGATCGTCGATCCGTCGTTCCACAACTGGTACGCGCTGCAACTCGCGTTGCGCGACCAGCAGATCTCCGACTTCCCCCTCTGCAACAAGAGCTTCAACCTGTCGTACTGCGGAGCCGATCTCTGATGCACTTCATCCTCCTCGAACGCCTCCGCCAGGGCCGGCGCACGCTGCAGTGGCCCGCCGGGCCGGCGCCGGACCTGCCCGATCGCTTCCGCGGCCGGCCGTTGGTCGATCCGGGCAAGTGCTCGGCGGGCTGCCGGGAGTGTGGCGAGGTCTGCCCGACCGACGCCTTGCAGTTCGGACCCGGGCCCCTCGCGGCCCTCGACCTGGGAAAGTGCCTGTTTTGCGGCGATTGCGCCGCCGCGTGCCCGGAAGGGGCGATCGCCTTCTCGCGGGACTTCGCCATGGCGGTGCGCGAGCGCGAGGACCTCCTGATCGGCTCGCCGGAGGCTCGACTGCTCGCCGATGCCCTCGACGGCGAGACGCGGCGCCTCTTCGGCCGGTCGCTCCGGCTGCGCCAGGTGAGCGCCGGCGGGTGCAACGCCTGCGAGGCCGACGCCAACGTCCTGCAGACCGTGGTCTTCGACATCTCGCGCTTCGGGATCCAGTTCGTCGCCTCGCCGCGCCATGCGGACGGCCTGCTGATCACGGGCCCCGTGACCCGCAACATGCGCCTGGCGCTCGAGAAGACCTATGCCGCGGTGCCGGCGCCGCGGCTGGTGATCGCCATGGGGGCATGCGCCATCTCGGGCGGGCCGTACGCGGGGCATCCCGAGGCCTGCGACGGCG
Proteins encoded in this window:
- a CDS encoding 4Fe-4S binding protein, with the translated sequence MHFILLERLRQGRRTLQWPAGPAPDLPDRFRGRPLVDPGKCSAGCRECGEVCPTDALQFGPGPLAALDLGKCLFCGDCAAACPEGAIAFSRDFAMAVREREDLLIGSPEARLLADALDGETRRLFGRSLRLRQVSAGGCNACEADANVLQTVVFDISRFGIQFVASPRHADGLLITGPVTRNMRLALEKTYAAVPAPRLVIAMGACAISGGPYAGHPEACDGAGGVVPVDLFIPGCPPHPLTVLDGLLRLLGRL